A stretch of DNA from Thermoplasmata archaeon:
CACGGGAGCTGATCGGCCCTCTGTCCGGAGCCCGGACGGGCGCGGCCCCCGCGCGGCGAGAGCTGCGCCGCCGGGGCGGAGGGGGGGGCCGACAATGAGGAGGGACGAGAGGCTGAAGAGGGCCGTCAGGGAGCGCTACGGCAGAATAGCGAGGCGGGGCGGGAGCTGCTGCGCAGCCCCCGGCTCATCGTGCTGCGGCCCACCGGGGCTGTCGAGCGCCGCCCTCGGATATTCGGATGACGAGCTGCGCTCCCTGCCCTCGGGCGCGGACATGGGCCTCGGCTGCGGGACACCTGTGGCGCACGCGTCCCTCAGGAGGGGCGAGACGGTTCTGGACCTGGGCTCCGGCGCCGGAATCGACTGCTTCCTCGCGGCGCGCAGGGTCGGTCCAAAGGGCAGGGTAATCGGCGTCGACATGACGCCCGGGATGGTCGCGAGGGCTCGGGCCGCGGCGCGCAGGGGTGGCTACACAAACGTTGAGTTCAAGCTGGGCGAGCTCGAGCGCCTGCCGGTCCCGGACAGCTCCGTCGACGCCGTCATATCGAACTGCGTTATCAACCTGGTCCCGGACAAGGCCCGGGTGTTCAGGGAGGCCTTCAGGGTGCTCAGGCCCGGCGGCAGGCTCGTCGTCTCGGACATCGTCCTGAGGGGCGAGCTGCCGGAGTGTGTCAGGCGCTCCGTGCGCGCCCACACCTCTTGCATCGCCGGCGCGGTGCCAGAGGACGAGTACCTTAGGCTGATAAGAAGCGCTGGCTTCCGCAGGCTCCGGGTTTTGCAGGAGCGGGGCATCAGTGGCGATGAGCTCGTGGAGGGCGCGGGCGGCTTCAATGAGGAGCGCCTGAAGGTTGCGAGGGCACTCGCCAGCCTCACG
This window harbors:
- the arsM gene encoding arsenite methyltransferase; amino-acid sequence: MRRDERLKRAVRERYGRIARRGGSCCAAPGSSCCGPPGLSSAALGYSDDELRSLPSGADMGLGCGTPVAHASLRRGETVLDLGSGAGIDCFLAARRVGPKGRVIGVDMTPGMVARARAAARRGGYTNVEFKLGELERLPVPDSSVDAVISNCVINLVPDKARVFREAFRVLRPGGRLVVSDIVLRGELPECVRRSVRAHTSCIAGAVPEDEYLRLIRSAGFRRLRVLQERGISGDELVEGAGGFNEERLKVARALASLTVRAVRPRARRRQSVT